A single region of the Xenopus laevis strain J_2021 chromosome 4L, Xenopus_laevis_v10.1, whole genome shotgun sequence genome encodes:
- the snrpe.L gene encoding small nuclear ribonucleoprotein polypeptide E L homeolog, with protein MAYRGQGQKVQKVMVQPINLIFRYLQNRSRVQVWLYEQVNMRIEGCIIGFDEYMNIVLDDAEEIHLKTKSRKQLGRIMLKGDNITLLQSVMN; from the exons ATGGCGTACCGCGGACAGGGGCAGAAAGTGCAGAAAGTGATGGTGCAGCCCATC AATTTGATCTTCAGGTATCTACAAAAT AGATCACGGGTTCAAGTGTGGTTGTATGAGCAAGTCAATATGCGTATTGAAGGCTGCATCATT GGCTTTGATGAGTACATGAATATAGTGCTGGATGATGCAGAAGAAATCCATCTCAAAACAAAGTCAAGAAAACAGCTCG GGCGTATCATGTTGAAAGGCGATAACATCACTTTGCTACAGAGTGTCATGAATTAA
- the cfap157.L gene encoding cilia- and flagella-associated protein 157 isoform X2: MPPKKKGKRGASSKTKEKEAVKVVSEGISEQTKECYEVQIRDLEGRLERYQSKWDEICAKEHLKESQYEKLSNDKKEIVSFLKRTLNQRMDEIADLNDQLLGLQQAKDAEKDAYEAQLAQVRHELQDTKERLTSENMLLAGKLASLEEFRVQKEELMGKFATLEEKLKDQEQEHKETMYILEKKAVLDKDRLKKEMVQRVSTVAAEFRRESNNQMAETTKRAIRENVSISLQLSKMSDKSIELISENDLLKDRNSELTKQLEVLEENEKELVKNNLSNQKVIRMLTDKCQQQQETLDLLEHTQHALNELQSEQHNLKHESQQLKQKLLSFENELHKTTQDKEGLSRQLEEEKQRRLAVDMILSQAAASLKDMLLKHGEDETEMMQLERRNKMLQQLQLLLDSSATLGLGSSLHEFETKQGHSLKSPKANRQPVSPILKGPGVTAHYRIGDLGLVPRQDLSNAVLSKTGMLSKITKLGPLRGTSGMSKELLSWTQEEKQIKQPALPDISAGPPSKTLLMAK; the protein is encoded by the exons GTATCAGAGTAAATGGGATGAAATCTGTGCAAAGGAGCATTTGAAGGAGTCCCAGTATGAAAAGTTGTCCAACGACAAGAAGGAGATTGTCTCCTTTCTAAAACGTACCCTAAACCAGCGCATGGATGAGATTGCTGACTTGAATGACCAACTTTTGGGTCTCCAGCAGGCTAAAGATGCAGAGAAGGATGCGTATGAGGCTCAGCTGGCTCAGGTGCGACATGAACTGCAAGACACTAAGGAGCGGCTCACCTCAGAGAATATGCTCCTAG CGGGGAAGCTGGCATCATTAGAGGAGTTCAGAGTGCAAAAAGAAGAgcttatgggcaaatttgccactTTAGAGGAGAAACTAAAAGATCAAGAGCAGGAACACAAAGAGACAATGTATATTCTGGAGAAGAAGGCTGTGCTGGACAAGGACAG ACTAAAGAAAGAGATGGTACAGCGTGTCAGTACAGTGGCTGCTGAATTCCGCAGAGAATCCAACAATCAGATGGCAGAGACTACAAAACGTGCCATCCGAGAGAACGTTTCCATCAGCTTACAGCTTTCCAAGATGTCTGACAAAAGCATAGAGCTAATTAGTGAGAACGATCTCCTGAAAGATCGCAATTCAGAACTCACTAAGCAGCTTGAGGTGCTGGAAGAGAATGAGAAGGAGCTGGTGAAGAACAATCTCAGTAACCAAAAG GTGATACGAATGCTGACGGACAAATGCCAGCAGCAGCAGGAGACGTTGGACTTGTTGGAACACACACAACATGCCCTAAATGAGCTTCAATCTGAACAGCATAATCTAAAACATGAATCCCAACAACTCAA GCAGAAACTGCTGTCCTTTGAAAATGAATTGCACAAAACCACACAGGATAAGGAGGGCCTGAGCAGACAGCTAGAGGAAGAGAAACAAAGGAGACTTGCAGTTGACATGATCCTAAGCCAAGCAGCTGCATCTCTGAAGGATATGCTCTTG AAACATGGTGAAGATGAAACTGAAATGATGCAGCTGGAGAGAAGGAACAAGATGCTGCAGCAGCTGCAGTTACTGCTGGACAGTTCGGCTACATTAGGCCTTGGATCCAGTTTACATGAATTTGAGACAAAACAAGGTCATAGCCTGAAATCTCCCAAAGCTAACAG ACAACCTGTCTCACCTATATTGAAAGGCCCAGGAGTCACGGCCCATTATCGAATAGGAGACTTGGGTTTGGTGCCCAGACAAGATCTATCTAATGCAGTCCTCAGCAAAACTGGCATGCTATCCAAAATCACCAAACTTGGACCCTTAAGAGGGACTTCTGGAATGTCTAAG GAGCTACTCTCATGGACCcaggaagaaaaacaaataaagcaacCGGCTTTGCCTGATATCTCTGCAGGGCCACCCAGCAAAACACTACTAATGGCTAAATAG
- the cfap157.L gene encoding cilia- and flagella-associated protein 157 isoform X1, translating into MPPKKKGKRGASSKTKEKEAVKVVSEGISEQTKECYEVQIRDLEGRLERYQSKWDEICAKEHLKESQYEKLSNDKKEIVSFLKRTLNQRMDEIADLNDQLLGLQQAKDAEKDAYEAQLAQVRHELQDTKERLTSENMLLAGKLASLEEFRVQKEELMGKFATLEEKLKDQEQEHKETMYILEKKAVLDKDRLKKEMVQRVSTVAAEFRRESNNQMAETTKRAIRENVSISLQLSKMSDKSIELISENDLLKDRNSELTKQLEVLEENEKELVKNNLSNQKVIRMLTDKCQQQQETLDLLEHTQHALNELQSEQHNLKHESQQLKQKLLSFENELHKTTQDKEGLSRQLEEEKQRRLAVDMILSQAAASLKDMLLQKHGEDETEMMQLERRNKMLQQLQLLLDSSATLGLGSSLHEFETKQGHSLKSPKANRQPVSPILKGPGVTAHYRIGDLGLVPRQDLSNAVLSKTGMLSKITKLGPLRGTSGMSKELLSWTQEEKQIKQPALPDISAGPPSKTLLMAK; encoded by the exons GTATCAGAGTAAATGGGATGAAATCTGTGCAAAGGAGCATTTGAAGGAGTCCCAGTATGAAAAGTTGTCCAACGACAAGAAGGAGATTGTCTCCTTTCTAAAACGTACCCTAAACCAGCGCATGGATGAGATTGCTGACTTGAATGACCAACTTTTGGGTCTCCAGCAGGCTAAAGATGCAGAGAAGGATGCGTATGAGGCTCAGCTGGCTCAGGTGCGACATGAACTGCAAGACACTAAGGAGCGGCTCACCTCAGAGAATATGCTCCTAG CGGGGAAGCTGGCATCATTAGAGGAGTTCAGAGTGCAAAAAGAAGAgcttatgggcaaatttgccactTTAGAGGAGAAACTAAAAGATCAAGAGCAGGAACACAAAGAGACAATGTATATTCTGGAGAAGAAGGCTGTGCTGGACAAGGACAG ACTAAAGAAAGAGATGGTACAGCGTGTCAGTACAGTGGCTGCTGAATTCCGCAGAGAATCCAACAATCAGATGGCAGAGACTACAAAACGTGCCATCCGAGAGAACGTTTCCATCAGCTTACAGCTTTCCAAGATGTCTGACAAAAGCATAGAGCTAATTAGTGAGAACGATCTCCTGAAAGATCGCAATTCAGAACTCACTAAGCAGCTTGAGGTGCTGGAAGAGAATGAGAAGGAGCTGGTGAAGAACAATCTCAGTAACCAAAAG GTGATACGAATGCTGACGGACAAATGCCAGCAGCAGCAGGAGACGTTGGACTTGTTGGAACACACACAACATGCCCTAAATGAGCTTCAATCTGAACAGCATAATCTAAAACATGAATCCCAACAACTCAA GCAGAAACTGCTGTCCTTTGAAAATGAATTGCACAAAACCACACAGGATAAGGAGGGCCTGAGCAGACAGCTAGAGGAAGAGAAACAAAGGAGACTTGCAGTTGACATGATCCTAAGCCAAGCAGCTGCATCTCTGAAGGATATGCTCTTG CAGAAACATGGTGAAGATGAAACTGAAATGATGCAGCTGGAGAGAAGGAACAAGATGCTGCAGCAGCTGCAGTTACTGCTGGACAGTTCGGCTACATTAGGCCTTGGATCCAGTTTACATGAATTTGAGACAAAACAAGGTCATAGCCTGAAATCTCCCAAAGCTAACAG ACAACCTGTCTCACCTATATTGAAAGGCCCAGGAGTCACGGCCCATTATCGAATAGGAGACTTGGGTTTGGTGCCCAGACAAGATCTATCTAATGCAGTCCTCAGCAAAACTGGCATGCTATCCAAAATCACCAAACTTGGACCCTTAAGAGGGACTTCTGGAATGTCTAAG GAGCTACTCTCATGGACCcaggaagaaaaacaaataaagcaacCGGCTTTGCCTGATATCTCTGCAGGGCCACCCAGCAAAACACTACTAATGGCTAAATAG